One genomic segment of Desulfobacterales bacterium includes these proteins:
- a CDS encoding methyltransferase domain-containing protein, which translates to MNRIDKDTLADIEFQVKWQSNEAKHTDTSLHMVNFWRDVLPEAVYGELMGTAPGDRKTFRFAPGDALSGYNPRHRHHLKRGQFNDELAEPKYGRFYPKGVLRDLYNVFPQNVQPVRCVGVGPEELDVDLNHPLAEREIEVTAVVHDIYKKPFDRGGQCKEMLETVTEGPGMQARYNGKPTEFLTPDGLVRGDETNDARFYEKPRLVNHIDERAIEIISGLYGQILTPEMQVLDLMSSWRSHVPDAVTPHTLVGLGMNAAELQENPQLTEHVVHDLNEMPKLPFDDAAFDRVICTVSVEYMTQPKAVFDEIARVLKPDGILMHTFSNRWFPPKAIKLWIELHEFERMGLVLEYFHQSGQFADLKTFSTRGWDRPETDKYYADMPQSDPVFAVWGRKAA; encoded by the coding sequence ATGAACCGGATTGATAAAGACACGTTGGCAGATATTGAATTTCAGGTGAAATGGCAAAGCAATGAGGCCAAACATACGGATACTTCCCTTCACATGGTAAACTTTTGGCGGGATGTCCTGCCTGAAGCCGTATATGGAGAGCTCATGGGCACGGCCCCCGGGGATCGGAAAACTTTCCGGTTTGCCCCGGGTGATGCTCTATCCGGTTATAATCCCCGGCATCGGCATCACTTAAAGCGCGGTCAGTTTAATGATGAGCTGGCAGAGCCCAAATACGGCCGGTTTTATCCCAAAGGCGTATTGAGGGACCTGTATAATGTATTTCCTCAGAACGTGCAGCCGGTCAGGTGCGTGGGGGTTGGTCCGGAAGAACTGGATGTGGATTTGAATCATCCCCTGGCGGAACGCGAAATTGAGGTAACCGCGGTGGTGCATGATATTTACAAAAAGCCGTTTGATCGCGGCGGTCAGTGCAAGGAGATGCTGGAGACGGTTACGGAAGGGCCGGGCATGCAGGCCCGGTACAATGGCAAACCCACCGAGTTTCTGACGCCGGATGGGCTAGTCCGGGGGGATGAAACCAATGATGCGCGGTTTTACGAAAAACCCCGCCTCGTGAATCATATTGATGAGCGGGCGATTGAGATTATTTCCGGGCTCTATGGCCAGATCCTCACGCCGGAGATGCAGGTGCTTGATTTGATGAGCAGCTGGCGCTCGCATGTGCCGGATGCTGTGACACCCCATACGCTTGTCGGCCTGGGTATGAATGCGGCGGAACTGCAAGAGAATCCGCAGCTTACCGAGCATGTGGTTCATGACTTAAACGAGATGCCGAAGCTTCCGTTTGATGATGCCGCGTTTGACCGCGTCATCTGTACGGTATCAGTGGAATACATGACGCAGCCGAAGGCGGTATTTGATGAGATCGCCAGGGTCCTTAAGCCTGACGGCATCCTGATGCACACGTTTTCCAACCGGTGGTTTCCGCCCAAGGCGATAAAGCTGTGGATTGAGCTTCACGAGTTCGAGCGCATGGGGCTGGTGCTTGAATACTTTCACCAGTCCGGTCAGTTTGCGGATCTCAAAACCTTCTCCACGCGGGGCTGGGACCGGCCGGAAACCGATAAGTACTACGCGGATATGCCGCAGTCGGACCCGGTCTTTGCGGTTTGGGGTCGCAAGGCCGCATGA
- a CDS encoding zinc ribbon domain-containing protein: MPIYEFYCKDCHTIFNFYSKTINTTKVPTCPKCRKTELTRLISLFAVTGRAEEGGDEDFPMDESKMEKAMEWMAREAENVNEDDPRQAANLMRKFTDMTGVELGPGMQEALSRMEAGEDPEQVEAEMGDSLESEEPFIMPGKKGIKNLKKQLPPQKDETLYEL, from the coding sequence ATGCCCATTTATGAATTTTACTGCAAGGATTGCCACACGATCTTTAATTTTTATTCAAAAACCATCAATACCACCAAAGTCCCGACTTGTCCGAAATGCCGGAAAACCGAATTAACCCGTCTGATATCCCTTTTCGCCGTAACCGGCCGGGCGGAAGAGGGCGGGGATGAAGATTTCCCCATGGATGAATCCAAGATGGAGAAGGCCATGGAATGGATGGCCCGGGAGGCAGAAAATGTTAATGAGGACGACCCCCGGCAGGCGGCCAACCTCATGCGGAAATTTACGGATATGACCGGTGTGGAGCTCGGCCCGGGCATGCAGGAGGCGCTAAGCCGCATGGAAGCCGGCGAGGATCCCGAGCAGGTGGAGGCCGAGATGGGGGATAGCCTTGAAAGCGAGGAGCCGTTTATCATGCCGGGTAAAAAAGGCATCAAAAACCTGAAAAAGCAGCTGCCGCCCCAAAAGGATGAAACCCTTTATGAGCTTTAG